A window from Theobroma cacao cultivar B97-61/B2 chromosome 3, Criollo_cocoa_genome_V2, whole genome shotgun sequence encodes these proteins:
- the LOC18605699 gene encoding uncharacterized protein LOC18605699, with protein sequence MDYDFRNRTGPPYEAQIPMYRQQPTSSSSSSSMPSSHPMYGPSLYPRIGQPAHTVVPPAPRIPSFHHTSSPSSSSGLGVRVALKPEYRITPPPQLLPQVGDIPRSNFQFDFGFERKILAEAENESMNFSRLGLESLSKSTESTSSSGANADPVVSKYIASGLNREAVTVAVANYGDNPTKVREFVHSYNLLREMGFSSNNVAEALLMYENDTDKALAHFLNNSS encoded by the exons ATGGACTACGATTTCAGGAACAGAACGGGTCCCCCGTACGAGGCGCAAATCCCTATGTACCGTCAACAACCcacttcatcatcatcatcatcatcgatGCCATCTAGCCATCCGATGTACGGACCTTCCTTATACCCAAGAATCGGTCAACCCGCTCACACCGTTGTCCCTCCTGCACCCCGCATCCCATCTTTCCATCATACCTCTTCTCCTTCCTCTTCCT CGGGATTGGGCGTCAGGGTTGCTCTGAAACCAGAATATCGGATCACTCCCCCG CCTCAGTTGTTGCCGCAAGTTGGGGATATTCCTCGAAGCAATTTCCAGTTTGATTTTGGGTTTGAGAGGAAAATCTTAGCCGAAGCAGAGAACGAAAGCATGAATTTTAGCAGGCTTGGCTTGGAAAGCCTTTCTAAATCTACTGAATCAACTTCTTCATCG GGTGCGAATGCAGATCCTGTGGTGAGCAAATACATTGCCTCTGGACTCAACCGAGAAGCTGTAACTGTTGCAGTTGCAAACTATGGAGACAATCCAACCAAG GTTCGGGAATTTGTCCATAGTTACAACTTACTGCGAGAAATGGGATTCTCATCAAACAATGTTGCTGAGGCCTTACTCATGTATGAGAATGACACAGACAAGGCACTGGCGCATTTCCTCAACAACTCATCATGA
- the LOC18605700 gene encoding uncharacterized protein LOC18605700, whose translation MAVVREKDVCWEYAEKLDGNKVRCKFCLRVLNGGISRLKHHLSRLPSKGVNPCSKVRDDVTDRVRAILSSKEEIKETSSVKKQKIAEARSPGNISTCSKIIPLEASSPVAKVFPATSPIAPPSLNSQENVERSIALFFFENKLDFSVARSSSYQAMIDAVGKFGPGFTGPSVETLKTMWLERIKSEVCLQSKDTEKEWATTGCTIIADTWTDNKSRALINFLVSSPSRTFFHKSVDASSYFKNTKCLADLFDSVIQDFGPENVVQIIMDSSFNYTGISNHILQNYGTIFVSPCASQCLNLILEEFSKVDWVNRCILQAQTLSKFLYNNASMLDLMKKFTGEQELIRTGITKSVSSFLSLQSMLKQRSRLKHMFNSPEYSTNSSYANKPQSISCIGIVEDNDFWRAVDECVAISEPFLKVLREVSGGKPAVGSIYELMTRAKESIRTYYIMDEGKCKTFLDIVDRKWRDQLHSPLHSAGAFLNPSIQYNQEIKFLGSIKEDFFKVLEKLLPTPELRRDITNQIFTFTRAKGMFACNLAMEARDTVSPGLWWEQFGDSAPVLQRVAIRILSQVCSTFTFERHWSTFQQIHSEKRNKIDKEILNDLVYINYNLRLARQMRTKSVEADPIQFDDIDMTSEWVEESENPSPTQWLDRFGSALDGGDLNTRQFNAAIFGNDHIFGL comes from the exons ATGGCAGTGGTTCGAGAAAAAGATGTGTGTTGGGAATATGCTGAGAAACTTGATGGAAATAAAGTTAGATGCAAATTTTGCCTTAGAGTTTTGAATGGTGGGATTAGTAGGTTAAAGCATCATCTATCTCGTCTTCCAAGTAAAGGTGTAAATCCGTGTAGTAAAGTTAGGGATGATGTTACTGATAGGGTTAGAGCTATTTTATCATCGAAAGAGGAGATTAAAGAAACATCTAGTGTTAAGAAGCAGAAGATTGCTGAAGCTAGATCTCCTGGAAATATATCCACTTGTAGTAAAATCATTCCTTTAGAGGCATCATCTCCTGTGGCAAAAGTTTTCCCCGCTACCTCACCAATTGCCCCTCCATCATTGAACAGCCAAGAAAATGTGGAGAGAAGTATCGCTTTGTTCTTTTTTGAGAATAAGTTGGACTTTAGTGTAGCTCGTTCTTCATCCTATCAAGCAATGATTGATGCAGTAGGAAAGTTTGGTCCTGGATTTACAGGTCCATCTGTTGAAACCTTGAAGACAATGTGGTTGGAAAGGATCAAGTCTGAAGTGTGTTTACAATCAAAAGATACAGAGAAAGAATGGGCTACTACTGGCTGTACCATCATTGCAGACACTTGGACTGACAATAAATCTAGAGCTTTAATAAACTTCCTAGTTTCATCACCCTCAAGGACATTTTTCCACAAGTCGGTTGATGCCTCAtcatattttaagaacacaaAATGCCTTGctgatttgtttgattctgTTATTCAAGATTTTGGCCCAGAAAATGTTGTGCAAATTATTATGGATAGTAGTTTCAACTATACTGGTATTTCAAACCATATCTTGCAGAACTATGGAACCATTTTTGTGTCTCCTTGTGCTTCTCAATGTTTGAATCTAATCTTGGAAGAATTTTCTAAGGTAGATTGGGTGAACAGATGTATCTTACAAGCACAAACATTATCCAAGTTTCTGTACAACAATGCGTCAATGCTTGATTTGATGAAGAAGTTTACTGGGGAACAGGAACTTATAAGAACCGGAATAACAAAGTCTGTTTCTAGCTTTCTATCATTGCAATCAATGTTGAAACAGAGGTCAAGATTGAAGCATATGTTTAATAGCCCTGAGTATTCAACTAACTCCTCATATGCAAATAAACCACAGAGCATATCTTGCATTGGCATTGTTGAGGATAATGACTTTTGGAGGGCAGTAGATGAATGTGTAGCTATATCTGAGCCTTTTCTGAAAGTGTTGAGGGAGGTATCTGGAGGGAAACCTGCTGTTGGTTCTATATATGAACTAATGACCAGAGCCAAGGAATCAATAAGGACATATTATATAATGGATGAGGGTAAGTGTAAGACATTTTTGGACATAGTTGATAGAAAGTGGCGGGACCAACTTCATTCACCTCTACATTCGGCTGGGGCATTTTTAAATCCTAGTATCCAGTATaatcaagaaataaaatttcttgGATCTATAAAAGAAGACTTTTTTAAGGTTCTGGAGAAACTACTTCCCACTCCAGAGTTAAGACGTGACATCACcaatcaaatttttacttttacaagGGCAAAGGGGATGTTTGCTTGTAATCTAGCAATGGAAGCACGAGATACAGTTTCTCCTG GGCTCTGGTGGGAGCAATTTGGCGACTCAGCTCCTGTGTTGCAACGGGTTGCAATTAGAATCCTCAGTCAAGTTTGCAGCACTTTTACCTTCGAGAGGCATTGGAGCACATTTCAACAAATTCACTCTGAAAAGCGGAATAAGATTGACAAAGAAATATTGAATGACCTCGTGTATATTAACTACAATCTCAGGTTAGCAAGACAAATGAGAACAAAGTCCGTAGAAGCTGACCCTATTCAGTTCGACGACATTGATATGACCTCAGAATGGGTAGAGGAAAGTGAGAACCCAAGCCCGACACAGTGGCTTGATCGGTTTGGTTCTGCTTTGGATGGGGGTGACTTGAACACGAGACAGTTCAATGCTGCCATATTTGGAAATGACCATATATTTGGCTTGTGA